One region of Streptomyces davaonensis JCM 4913 genomic DNA includes:
- a CDS encoding enoyl-CoA hydratase family protein has protein sequence MSLIGRTRARGVETLSLDSPGNRNALSAALVGELSDALTDCAKDTDVRAVVLTHTGNTFSAGADLRDPPHPDALVGLLRQIVELPRPVLARVTGHVRAGGLGLLAACDIAAAAHTASFAFTEVRIGVAPAVISLPLLPRTDPRALARYYLTGERFDAPEAARIGLLTAAGDDVDAVLEPILDGLRRSAPEALAETKRLLTARVLESFDRDAGRLTALSARLFASPQAREGMTAFLERRDPSWVV, from the coding sequence GTGAGTCTGATCGGCCGTACACGCGCGCGAGGCGTCGAGACGCTCAGCCTCGACTCGCCGGGCAACCGCAACGCCCTGTCGGCGGCACTGGTCGGTGAACTCTCCGACGCGCTGACCGACTGCGCCAAGGACACCGACGTCCGCGCGGTCGTCCTCACCCACACCGGCAACACCTTCAGCGCGGGCGCCGACCTGCGCGACCCGCCGCACCCGGACGCCCTGGTCGGCCTGCTCCGGCAGATCGTGGAGCTGCCCCGACCGGTCCTCGCGCGGGTCACCGGCCACGTACGCGCGGGCGGCCTCGGCCTGCTGGCCGCCTGCGACATAGCGGCCGCCGCGCACACGGCCAGCTTCGCGTTCACGGAGGTACGGATCGGGGTCGCCCCCGCCGTCATCTCGCTCCCCCTGCTCCCGCGCACCGACCCCCGCGCCCTCGCCCGCTACTACCTCACCGGCGAGCGCTTCGACGCCCCCGAGGCCGCCCGCATCGGCCTGCTGACCGCCGCCGGGGACGACGTGGACGCCGTACTTGAGCCGATCCTGGACGGTCTGCGACGCTCCGCCCCCGAGGCCCTGGCCGAGACGAAACGGCTGCTCACGGCTAGGGTGCTGGAATCATTCGACCGGGACGCGGGCCGGCTCACCGCGCTCTCGGCCCGGCTGTTCGCCTCCCCGCAGGCCCGCGAGGGGATGACGGCCTTCCTGGAGCGACGGGATCCCTCATGGGTGGTGTGA
- a CDS encoding TetR/AcrR family transcriptional regulator, with the protein MGGVSTAERDRVPKQDRSRATRQRLLEAAVACLAEHGWAGSTVSVVAERAGVSRGAAQHHFPTREDLFTAAVEYVAEERSTALRALFPEGAAQDRRAVVTALVDLYTGPLFRAALHLWVAASNEEQLRPRVTELEARVGRESHRIAVELLGADESEPGVRETVQGLLDMARGLGLATLLTDDKARRERVVAQWASLLDDALGVTG; encoded by the coding sequence ATGGGTGGTGTGAGTACGGCGGAACGCGACCGCGTTCCCAAGCAGGACCGCAGCCGGGCCACCCGGCAGCGGCTCCTGGAAGCCGCCGTGGCCTGCCTCGCCGAACACGGCTGGGCGGGCTCCACGGTGTCCGTCGTCGCCGAACGCGCGGGCGTCTCCCGAGGCGCCGCACAGCACCACTTCCCGACCCGCGAGGACCTCTTCACGGCGGCCGTCGAGTACGTTGCCGAGGAACGCTCCACGGCTCTGCGCGCCCTGTTCCCCGAAGGCGCCGCGCAGGACCGGCGGGCCGTCGTGACGGCCCTGGTCGACCTCTACACCGGCCCGCTCTTCCGCGCCGCGCTCCACCTGTGGGTCGCCGCCTCCAACGAGGAGCAACTGCGCCCGCGCGTGACCGAACTGGAGGCCCGCGTCGGCCGCGAGTCGCACCGCATCGCCGTCGAACTGCTCGGCGCCGACGAATCCGAGCCCGGGGTGCGGGAGACCGTGCAGGGACTGCTGGACATGGCCCGCGGACTGGGCCTCGCGACCCTGCTGACGGACGACAAGGCGCGGCGCGAGCGGGTGGTGGCGCAATGGGCGTCACTCCTCGACGACGCCTTGGGCGTCACGGGCTGA
- the pdxH gene encoding pyridoxamine 5'-phosphate oxidase, whose product MTDRDAVPPDPAAMRKQYRAAGLAENELPATPVEQFARWFKQAASEAHLFEPNAMVVSTADADGRPSSRTVLLKQFDEQGFVFFTNYGSRKGRDLAENPYVSLLFPWHPMARQVIVQGIARRTGRDETAAYFRTRPHGSQLGAWASEQSAVISTRADLDASYAELAARYPEGEQVPVPPNWGGFRVAPQSVEFWQGRENRLHDRLRYVSQADGSWRVERLSP is encoded by the coding sequence GTGACCGACCGAGACGCCGTACCGCCGGATCCCGCCGCGATGCGCAAGCAGTACCGGGCCGCGGGCCTCGCCGAGAACGAGCTGCCCGCCACTCCGGTGGAGCAGTTCGCGCGCTGGTTCAAGCAGGCCGCGAGCGAGGCTCATCTGTTCGAGCCGAACGCCATGGTCGTCTCCACCGCGGACGCCGATGGCCGCCCCAGTTCGCGCACGGTGCTGCTGAAGCAGTTCGACGAGCAGGGCTTCGTGTTCTTCACCAACTACGGCTCTCGCAAGGGCCGTGACCTGGCCGAGAACCCGTACGTCTCGCTGCTGTTCCCCTGGCATCCGATGGCCCGCCAGGTGATCGTGCAGGGCATCGCGCGGCGCACCGGGCGGGACGAGACGGCCGCCTATTTCCGGACCCGCCCGCACGGCTCCCAGCTCGGTGCGTGGGCCAGCGAGCAGTCCGCGGTGATCTCCACGCGGGCCGACCTGGACGCCTCGTACGCCGAGCTGGCCGCCCGCTATCCCGAGGGCGAGCAGGTGCCGGTGCCGCCGAACTGGGGCGGTTTCCGGGTGGCCCCGCAGTCGGTGGAGTTCTGGCAGGGCCGCGAGAACCGGCTGCACGACCGGTTGCGGTACGTCAGCCAGGCGGACGGAAGCTGGCGGGTGGAGCGGCTCAGCCCGTGA
- a CDS encoding citrate synthase 2, whose translation MSDFVPGLEGVVAFETEIAEPDKEGGALRYRGVDIEDLVGHVSFGNVWGLLVDGAFNPGLPPAEPFPIPVHSGDIRVDVQSALAMLAPVWGLKPLLDIGAEQARDDLARAAVMALSYVAQSARGQGLPMVPQREIDKAQSVVERFMIRWRGEPDPKHVAAVDAYWTSAAEHGMNASTFTARVIASTGADVAAALSGAVGAMSGPLHGGAPSRVLYMIEEIERTGDAEAYVKQALDKGERLMGFGHRVYRAEDPRARVLRRTARELGAPRFEVAEALEKAALAELHARRPDRVLATNVEFWAAIVLDFAEVPAHMFTSMFTCARTAGWSAHILEQKRTGRLVRPSARYVGPGTRNPRDIEGYADIAH comes from the coding sequence ATGTCCGACTTCGTACCCGGACTCGAAGGAGTCGTCGCGTTCGAGACGGAGATCGCCGAACCCGACAAGGAGGGCGGCGCACTCAGGTACCGGGGCGTCGACATCGAGGACCTCGTCGGCCATGTCTCGTTCGGCAACGTCTGGGGCCTGCTCGTCGACGGGGCCTTCAACCCCGGACTGCCGCCCGCCGAGCCGTTCCCGATCCCGGTGCACTCCGGCGACATCCGCGTGGACGTGCAGTCCGCGCTCGCCATGCTGGCGCCGGTGTGGGGCCTGAAACCGCTGCTCGACATCGGTGCCGAGCAGGCCCGCGACGACCTCGCGCGTGCCGCGGTGATGGCCCTGTCCTACGTCGCCCAGTCCGCGCGCGGACAGGGCCTTCCGATGGTTCCGCAGCGCGAGATCGACAAGGCGCAGTCCGTCGTCGAGCGCTTCATGATCCGCTGGCGGGGCGAGCCGGACCCCAAGCACGTCGCCGCCGTCGACGCCTACTGGACCTCCGCCGCCGAGCACGGCATGAACGCGTCCACATTCACCGCACGGGTCATCGCCTCCACGGGCGCCGATGTGGCGGCGGCGCTCTCCGGCGCCGTAGGAGCGATGTCCGGGCCCCTGCACGGCGGAGCCCCCTCCCGCGTGCTGTACATGATCGAGGAGATCGAGCGCACCGGTGACGCCGAGGCGTATGTGAAGCAGGCCCTCGACAAGGGCGAGCGGCTCATGGGCTTCGGGCACCGGGTGTACCGCGCCGAGGACCCGCGCGCGCGGGTGCTGCGGCGTACGGCGCGCGAGCTGGGCGCGCCCCGGTTCGAGGTCGCCGAGGCGCTGGAGAAGGCCGCACTGGCCGAGCTGCACGCCCGCCGTCCCGACCGGGTGCTGGCCACGAACGTCGAGTTCTGGGCGGCGATCGTGCTCGACTTCGCCGAGGTACCGGCGCACATGTTCACGTCGATGTTCACGTGCGCGCGCACCGCGGGGTGGTCGGCGCACATCCTGGAGCAGAAGCGGACGGGCCGCCTGGTACGGCCGTCGGCCCGCTACGTCGGTCCGGGCACGCGGAACCCGCGGGACATCGAGGGATACGCGGACATCGCGCACTGA
- a CDS encoding isopenicillin N synthase family dioxygenase, protein MSSYQQLPIIDLTAPDLHARLHSAAHDVGFFQLVGHGVSAEETERLLSAMRKFFALPEAERLALDNINSPHFRGYTRTGDERTGGARDWRDQLDIGAERAARVPGPDEASYWWLQGPNQWPAALPELRVAALAWIDRLSAVAQRLLRELLVAIGAPADFYDPIFGDRAHPHLKLVRYPGSAGDGGDQGVGAHKDYGFLTLLLQDQVGGLQVQRADGFFHDVPPLPGAFVVNLGELLEVATNGYLVATNHRVVSPPGATERFSVPFFYNPRLDARVEPVPFPYASSAPGITADPGNPLFAEYGYNELKGKLRAHPLVAERHHSGLLTPA, encoded by the coding sequence ATGTCGTCGTACCAGCAGCTTCCGATCATCGATCTCACCGCCCCTGATCTGCATGCGCGGCTGCACAGTGCCGCCCATGACGTGGGGTTCTTCCAGCTCGTCGGGCACGGTGTGAGTGCCGAGGAGACCGAGCGGCTCCTGTCCGCCATGCGGAAGTTCTTCGCCCTGCCCGAGGCCGAGCGGCTCGCCCTCGACAACATCAACTCGCCTCACTTCCGCGGCTACACCCGTACCGGGGACGAGCGGACGGGTGGGGCGCGGGACTGGCGGGATCAGCTCGATATCGGGGCCGAGCGGGCCGCTCGGGTTCCGGGGCCGGACGAAGCCTCGTACTGGTGGCTTCAGGGGCCCAATCAGTGGCCCGCCGCGCTTCCCGAGCTTCGTGTCGCCGCGCTTGCCTGGATCGACCGGCTCAGTGCCGTCGCCCAGCGGCTGCTGCGTGAGCTGCTCGTCGCCATCGGGGCGCCCGCCGACTTCTACGACCCCATCTTCGGCGACCGCGCCCACCCGCATCTGAAGCTCGTCCGCTATCCGGGGAGCGCCGGAGACGGTGGCGATCAGGGTGTTGGCGCCCACAAGGACTACGGCTTTCTGACGCTGCTGCTTCAGGACCAGGTCGGTGGACTCCAGGTGCAGCGGGCGGACGGTTTCTTCCACGACGTACCGCCGCTCCCCGGCGCCTTCGTCGTCAATCTCGGTGAGCTGCTGGAAGTGGCCACCAATGGGTATCTCGTCGCCACCAACCACCGGGTCGTCTCCCCGCCGGGGGCCACCGAGCGCTTCTCCGTGCCGTTCTTCTACAACCCGCGGCTGGACGCGCGCGTGGAGCCCGTTCCCTTCCCGTATGCCTCCAGCGCGCCGGGCATCACCGCCGACCCCGGCAACCCGCTCTTCGCCGAGTACGGCTACAACGAGCTGAAGGGCAAGCTGCGGGCGCATCCGCTGGTCGCCGAGCGTCATCACTCGGGGCTGCTGACGCCCGCGTGA
- a CDS encoding GNAT family N-acetyltransferase has protein sequence MDDLRVEAAVGDRMLEQWRYVHNVIVPPDELSADEVRERSGRHRLENAYVGDELVGCSTVRPPDGEEAVATVIARVLPEHRGRGFGGVLYEHCLAHARGLGAQGIQTVVLAANADGVRFAEVRGFVEVERYVAPEDENEVWLTLRLEA, from the coding sequence ATGGATGATCTTCGGGTCGAGGCGGCCGTCGGTGACCGCATGCTGGAGCAGTGGCGGTACGTCCACAACGTCATCGTGCCGCCGGATGAGCTGAGTGCCGATGAGGTGCGGGAGCGGAGTGGGCGGCATCGGCTGGAGAATGCGTATGTCGGGGATGAGCTCGTGGGGTGCTCGACCGTGCGGCCGCCGGATGGGGAGGAGGCAGTAGCGACTGTCATCGCGCGCGTGCTGCCCGAGCATCGGGGGCGCGGGTTTGGGGGCGTCCTGTATGAGCACTGTCTCGCCCACGCGCGGGGGCTCGGTGCTCAGGGGATCCAGACCGTCGTTCTTGCCGCCAACGCCGACGGGGTGCGGTTTGCCGAGGTGCGGGGATTCGTCGAGGTGGAGCGGTATGTCGCGCCTGAGGACGAGAATGAAGTCTGGCTCACGCTCAGACTTGAGGCATGA
- a CDS encoding PAS domain-containing protein, whose amino-acid sequence MSASRRSGTTDELGPDEPEGPGPEGSGGSDLLAALLDGMDAALCAFDAGGVVTHWNREAERILGWTAAEAVGRPGFAGWAVRSADAEEVEGRLMSAMDAPGRQVHEFALLTKDGGRVLVRTQSAAVRGPDGKPAGVYCAFSEVHAQIDLERSIALSEALFEDASWGVVLVDADLRPAVVNAHAARALGVGRTTVLGRPLGELLAQGVEELESALTHVLAEGAPPAPAELWVSVRTPEGEQRRCWRCGFVRLASPLAEEPVPLGVGWLFQDVTEAKQGEQEAALLRFRTNQLHRAARAAAECEDPAEAATVHLDFALAGFADHALIDRVAGGFLGDADAAGQVRLVRAAATPSGPPGPSLPTGAAGLPVRYPEGHPALQCVARAGSVRASVGTVPPEQARLWAEARRWPSDSVHALCAVLRSRGRTLGVVTFLRGGGRSPFERSDATYAEDVAARIATALDLASAL is encoded by the coding sequence GTGAGTGCTTCCCGGCGTAGTGGGACCACCGACGAGCTGGGGCCGGACGAGCCCGAGGGTCCCGGTCCTGAGGGCTCCGGCGGCTCCGACCTGCTCGCCGCGCTGCTGGACGGCATGGACGCGGCTTTGTGCGCCTTCGACGCCGGTGGGGTCGTGACCCATTGGAACCGTGAGGCCGAGCGCATTCTGGGCTGGACCGCCGCCGAGGCTGTGGGGCGGCCGGGGTTCGCCGGCTGGGCCGTGCGCAGCGCCGACGCCGAGGAGGTCGAGGGGCGGCTGATGTCCGCCATGGACGCTCCGGGGCGGCAGGTGCACGAGTTCGCGCTGCTCACCAAGGACGGCGGCCGGGTGCTCGTACGGACCCAGTCCGCGGCCGTACGCGGGCCCGACGGCAAGCCCGCCGGCGTGTACTGCGCCTTCAGCGAGGTCCACGCCCAGATCGATCTGGAACGCTCCATCGCGCTCAGTGAGGCCCTCTTCGAGGACGCCTCCTGGGGCGTCGTCCTGGTCGACGCCGATCTGCGCCCCGCCGTCGTCAACGCCCACGCCGCCCGCGCGCTCGGCGTCGGCCGTACGACCGTCCTGGGCCGCCCGCTGGGCGAGCTGCTCGCCCAGGGCGTCGAGGAGTTGGAGAGCGCGCTCACCCATGTCCTCGCGGAGGGCGCGCCGCCCGCGCCCGCCGAGCTGTGGGTCAGCGTGCGCACCCCGGAGGGCGAGCAGCGGCGCTGCTGGCGCTGCGGATTCGTGCGGCTGGCCTCACCGCTGGCCGAGGAGCCCGTGCCGCTCGGTGTGGGCTGGCTCTTCCAGGACGTGACCGAGGCCAAGCAGGGCGAGCAGGAGGCGGCGCTGCTGCGGTTCCGCACTAACCAGCTGCACCGGGCCGCGCGGGCCGCGGCCGAGTGCGAGGACCCGGCGGAGGCGGCCACCGTCCACCTCGACTTCGCGCTCGCCGGTTTCGCCGACCATGCCCTGATCGACCGGGTCGCGGGCGGCTTCCTCGGCGACGCGGACGCGGCCGGGCAGGTCCGCCTGGTCAGGGCCGCCGCGACGCCCTCGGGACCGCCCGGACCCAGCCTGCCCACCGGCGCCGCGGGCCTGCCCGTGCGCTACCCGGAGGGCCACCCGGCACTCCAGTGCGTGGCCCGCGCCGGATCGGTCCGGGCCAGCGTCGGCACCGTCCCGCCGGAACAGGCCCGCCTGTGGGCCGAGGCCCGGCGGTGGCCGTCCGACTCGGTGCACGCGCTGTGCGCGGTTCTGCGCAGCCGGGGCCGGACCCTGGGTGTGGTGACGTTCCTGCGCGGGGGCGGCCGTAGCCCCTTCGAGCGCTCGGATGCGACCTACGCGGAGGACGTGGCGGCGCGCATCGCGACCGCCCTGGACCTGGCGAGCGCGCTGTGA
- a CDS encoding SIS domain-containing protein, with product MSDRKLSGQFFDAAIGLLQQVRDEEAENIESAGALLADAVAGGGRLFAFGAGHSSLAAQDVVYRAGGLALMNLLAVPGVVGVDVMPATLGSALERVDGLAAAVLDSSPLRAGDVLVIISLSGRNALPVEMALNARALGVKVIGVTSVAYATETKSRHVSGTFLKDHCDLVLDSKIPVGDAELTLDTVPAPFAPASTVVTAALMQAVMATAAGALADRGIEPPLLRSGNVDGGHEWNGRVMEEYGDRIFYRR from the coding sequence ATGAGCGACCGCAAGCTGTCCGGCCAGTTCTTCGACGCCGCGATCGGGCTGCTCCAGCAGGTCCGCGACGAGGAGGCCGAGAACATCGAGTCGGCCGGCGCACTGCTCGCCGACGCGGTCGCCGGAGGCGGGCGGCTGTTCGCCTTCGGCGCCGGACACTCCTCGCTGGCCGCGCAGGACGTCGTATACCGCGCGGGCGGGCTCGCGCTGATGAACCTGCTGGCCGTGCCGGGAGTCGTCGGCGTGGACGTGATGCCCGCGACGCTGGGATCCGCCCTGGAGCGGGTCGACGGGCTCGCGGCGGCCGTACTGGACAGCTCACCGCTCCGCGCGGGGGACGTCCTGGTGATCATCTCCCTGTCCGGGCGCAACGCCCTGCCCGTGGAGATGGCCCTCAACGCCCGCGCGCTGGGCGTGAAGGTCATCGGGGTGACGTCGGTGGCGTACGCCACCGAGACCAAGTCACGGCACGTGTCCGGGACGTTCCTGAAGGACCACTGCGATCTGGTCCTCGACTCCAAGATCCCCGTCGGGGACGCCGAGCTGACCCTGGACACGGTTCCGGCACCGTTCGCGCCCGCGTCCACGGTCGTCACCGCTGCCCTGATGCAGGCCGTCATGGCCACAGCGGCGGGCGCCCTGGCCGACCGCGGCATCGAACCACCGCTGCTGCGCTCCGGCAACGTGGACGGCGGACACGAGTGGAACGGGCGCGTGATGGAGGAGTACGGCGACCGGATCTTCTACCGGCGCTGA